The Methylomagnum ishizawai genome has a window encoding:
- the alaS gene encoding alanine--tRNA ligase produces MTSSELRSLFLNFFQERGHAVVASSPLIPGNDPTLLFTNAGMVQFKDVFLGREERGYVRAASSQRCVRAGGKHNDLENVGYTARHHTFFEMLGNFSFGDYFKRDAIRYAWEFLTGVLGLPPERLWITVYDQDTEAADIWLNEVGIDPNRFSRIGTKDNFWSMGDTGPCGPCTEIFYDHGAHIAGGPPGSPDEDGDRYIEIWNLVFMQYDRSADGTLTPLPKPSVDTGMGLERIAAVAQGVHSNYEIDLFRTLVQAAAELAGLSDTDNSSLRVLADHIRSCAFLVADGVLPSNEGRGYVLRRIIRRAIRHGYKLGIRDVFFYKLVAPLCAEMGAAYPELVAARATVEQVLRKEEERFAETLDQGMKILEAHLKGLSGTVIPGETVFQLYDTYGFPVDLTADIAREHGLTPDLAGFEQAMEAQRERARAASHFAVDYSQEVAVDVHCQFTGYTHLADDARVVALLKGGKAVDQLAAGEEGVVILDKTPFYGESGGQVGDSGVLRAGDALFEVSDTQKQAGDVFLHIGKVARGLFTLGADCRAEVDGAARNATALNHSATHILHAALRRILGEHVAQKGSLVDPQRLRFDFSHFEPIKPEQLDAIERLVNEQIRVNSPVRADVMAKDEAMKAGAMALFGEKYGDEVRVLRIGEFSTELCGGTHADRAGDIGLFKIVAESGVAAGVRRIEALTGAGAFEWVKASERLVQSVGEKLKAGRDGVVDKVQQLLERNRALEKELDKLKGKLASASGDDLAAQAVEIDGIKVLAAKVEESDPKALRDLVDQLRNKLGSAAVVLASVKDGKVGLIAGVTKDQTGRIKAGDLVNAVAVQVGGKGGGRPDLAQAGGTDPGKLDEALRGVPEWVRGRLA; encoded by the coding sequence ATGACCAGTTCGGAACTGCGATCCTTATTCCTCAACTTCTTCCAAGAACGCGGCCACGCCGTGGTGGCGTCCAGCCCCTTGATTCCGGGCAACGATCCGACCTTGCTGTTCACCAACGCCGGCATGGTGCAGTTCAAAGATGTGTTCCTCGGGCGGGAAGAGCGTGGCTATGTGCGGGCGGCGTCCTCGCAGCGCTGTGTGCGGGCGGGCGGCAAGCACAACGACCTGGAGAATGTGGGGTATACCGCGCGCCATCACACCTTCTTCGAGATGCTGGGCAATTTCAGCTTCGGCGATTATTTCAAGCGCGACGCCATCCGCTACGCCTGGGAATTCCTGACCGGCGTGTTGGGTTTGCCGCCGGAACGGCTGTGGATCACGGTCTACGACCAGGACACCGAAGCCGCCGATATTTGGTTGAACGAGGTGGGCATCGATCCCAACCGTTTCTCCCGCATCGGCACCAAGGACAATTTCTGGAGCATGGGCGACACCGGCCCTTGCGGTCCCTGCACCGAAATCTTCTACGACCACGGTGCCCATATCGCGGGCGGTCCGCCCGGCTCCCCCGATGAGGACGGCGACCGCTACATCGAGATTTGGAACCTCGTGTTCATGCAGTACGACCGCTCGGCGGATGGCACCTTGACCCCGCTGCCCAAGCCTTCGGTCGATACCGGCATGGGCTTGGAGCGCATCGCGGCGGTGGCGCAGGGCGTACATAGCAATTACGAGATCGACCTGTTCCGCACCTTGGTCCAGGCCGCCGCCGAATTGGCCGGGCTGAGCGATACCGATAATAGCTCGCTGCGGGTGCTGGCCGACCATATCCGTTCCTGCGCCTTCCTGGTCGCCGATGGCGTGTTGCCGTCCAACGAAGGGCGGGGCTATGTGCTGCGCCGCATCATCCGCCGGGCCATCCGCCATGGGTATAAGCTCGGCATCCGCGATGTCTTCTTCTATAAGCTAGTCGCGCCCTTATGCGCCGAGATGGGCGCGGCCTATCCCGAACTGGTCGCCGCCCGTGCCACGGTCGAGCAGGTGTTGCGCAAGGAGGAAGAGCGCTTCGCCGAGACCCTGGATCAGGGCATGAAGATTCTGGAAGCCCATCTCAAAGGCTTGAGCGGCACCGTCATTCCGGGCGAAACCGTGTTCCAGTTGTACGATACCTATGGTTTCCCGGTCGATCTCACCGCCGACATCGCCCGCGAACATGGCTTGACCCCGGATTTGGCCGGTTTCGAGCAGGCCATGGAGGCCCAGCGCGAACGCGCCCGCGCCGCCAGCCATTTCGCGGTGGATTATTCGCAGGAAGTGGCGGTGGATGTGCATTGCCAGTTCACCGGCTACACCCATCTGGCCGATGATGCCCGTGTCGTGGCCTTGCTCAAGGGCGGCAAAGCCGTCGATCAATTGGCGGCGGGCGAGGAAGGCGTCGTCATCCTGGATAAAACGCCGTTCTATGGCGAATCCGGCGGTCAGGTCGGCGATTCGGGTGTCCTCCGTGCCGGGGATGCGCTGTTCGAGGTGAGCGATACCCAGAAGCAGGCGGGCGATGTATTCCTGCATATCGGCAAGGTGGCGCGGGGTCTGTTCACGCTGGGCGCGGACTGCCGGGCCGAGGTGGATGGCGCGGCCCGCAACGCCACGGCGCTCAACCACTCGGCGACCCATATTTTGCACGCCGCCTTGCGCCGGATTTTGGGCGAGCATGTGGCGCAGAAAGGCTCTTTGGTCGATCCGCAACGTCTGCGCTTCGATTTCTCCCACTTCGAGCCGATCAAACCCGAGCAACTCGACGCCATCGAGCGCTTGGTGAACGAGCAAATCCGCGTCAACAGCCCGGTCCGCGCCGATGTCATGGCAAAGGATGAGGCCATGAAGGCCGGGGCCATGGCCTTGTTCGGCGAGAAATACGGCGACGAGGTCCGGGTGTTGCGCATCGGCGAGTTCTCCACCGAGTTGTGCGGCGGCACCCACGCCGACCGGGCCGGGGATATCGGCCTGTTCAAGATCGTCGCCGAATCCGGTGTGGCGGCGGGCGTCCGCCGTATCGAAGCCCTGACCGGGGCGGGCGCGTTCGAGTGGGTCAAGGCTAGCGAGCGCTTGGTGCAGTCGGTCGGCGAGAAGCTCAAGGCCGGGCGCGATGGTGTGGTCGATAAGGTGCAGCAATTGCTGGAACGCAACCGCGCCCTGGAAAAGGAACTGGACAAGCTCAAGGGCAAACTCGCCAGCGCTTCCGGCGACGATTTGGCTGCCCAGGCCGTCGAGATCGACGGCATCAAGGTGCTGGCCGCCAAGGTCGAAGAAAGCGACCCCAAAGCCCTGCGCGATTTGGTCGATCAACTCAGGAATAAACTCGGCAGCGCCGCCGTGGTGCTGGCCAGCGTCAAGGACGGCAAGGTCGGCCTGATCGCGGGCGTCACCAAGGACCAAACCGGGCGCATCAAGGCGGGCGATTTGGTCAACGCGGTGGCGGTCCAGGTCGGCGGCAAGGGCGGCGGGCGTCCCGATCTGGCCCAGGCCGGTGGCACCGATCCCGGCAAACTCGATGAAGCTTTGCGCGGCGTGCCCGAATGGGTACGTGGCCGTTTGGCATGA
- a CDS encoding CinA family protein, with translation MSDEDLYGLARQAGAALGAAGWMLATAESCTGGGVAECVTAVAGSSAWFDRGFVTYSNEAKMDMLGVDPETLREHGAVSEATVREMAEGAVRLSWANIAVAVSGIAGPGGGGPDKPVGLVWFAWACEGRETVARCERFEGDRRAVRAQAVAVALRGVLDACRE, from the coding sequence ATGAGCGATGAAGATTTGTACGGCTTGGCGCGGCAGGCCGGCGCGGCCTTGGGCGCGGCGGGCTGGATGTTGGCGACCGCCGAATCCTGCACCGGCGGCGGGGTGGCCGAATGCGTGACCGCCGTGGCGGGTAGTTCCGCCTGGTTCGACCGGGGTTTCGTGACCTATAGCAACGAGGCCAAGATGGATATGCTGGGTGTCGATCCCGAAACCCTGCGCGAACACGGCGCGGTCAGCGAGGCCACGGTGCGCGAGATGGCGGAGGGCGCGGTGCGGCTGAGCTGGGCCAATATCGCGGTGGCGGTGAGCGGTATCGCGGGGCCGGGCGGTGGCGGCCCCGACAAGCCGGTGGGGTTGGTCTGGTTCGCCTGGGCCTGCGAAGGGCGGGAGACCGTGGCGCGTTGCGAGCGCTTCGAAGGCGACCGCCGGGCGGTGCGGGCGCAGGCGGTGGCGGTGGCCCTGCGCGGGGTGTTGGATGCCTGCCGGGAATAG
- a CDS encoding regulatory protein RecX codes for MLAACLRYLSRREYGRAELRQKLLSRGYPESLVDEVVADAVRDGLQSDARFAESFVRGRVGKGYGSARIQRELRQRGIGDAPDLKEWDWEAQIDKVYRKKYGDTLPDGLPERASRERFLLGRGFGHDDIRQLFRRLARRGLAQPDD; via the coding sequence GTGCTGGCCGCTTGCCTCCGTTATCTCTCCCGCCGTGAATACGGTCGCGCCGAACTGCGGCAAAAGCTCTTGTCGCGAGGTTACCCGGAATCCCTGGTCGATGAGGTCGTCGCCGACGCCGTGCGCGACGGGCTACAGAGCGATGCGCGTTTCGCCGAATCGTTCGTGCGCGGCAGGGTCGGCAAGGGCTATGGTTCGGCGCGGATCCAGCGGGAACTCAGGCAACGCGGTATCGGGGACGCGCCCGATCTCAAGGAGTGGGATTGGGAGGCGCAGATCGACAAGGTTTACCGCAAGAAATACGGCGACACCCTGCCGGACGGTTTGCCGGAACGGGCATCGCGGGAACGTTTTTTGCTTGGCAGGGGCTTCGGGCACGACGACATCCGCCAATTATTCCGGCGCTTGGCGCGGCGCGGACTAGCACAACCAGACGATTGA
- a CDS encoding ATP-binding cassette domain-containing protein, protein MINFKAVALRRGQRLLFENASFTIHKGEKVGITGANGAGKSSLFGLLLDTLHPETGEFSMPPGLEIAHVAQETPASPSTALDYVMDGDRELRQIEAELGRAEAVGDGVALAHAHGRFETVGGYDAPARAAKLLNGLGFAPGDERRAVSEFSGGWRMRLNVAQALMCRSDVLLLDEPTNHLDLDAVIWLQDWLVAYPGTLLLISHDRDFLDDLTDHILHIEHQGLTLYTGNYSAFETRRAEILAQQQSSYERQQREIAHVRSFVDRFRAQATKARQVQSRLKALSRMELIAQAQVDSPFEFAFLTPEKLPSPLLKLDDAAGGYGEKTIFSGAKLTVNPGDRIGLLGPNGAGKSTLVKLLAGELPLLAGKRLAAQDLKIGYFAQHQLEQLRPEHSALWHLQKLDPKATEKDLRNFLGGFGFRGDQALDPIAPFSGGEKSRLALALLIYQRPNLLLLDEPTNHLDLNARDALSLALQDYRGALIVVSHDRYLLRTVADDLWLVADGGMDVFSGDLEDYRLWLSARRNARDSAKPAAPSRKDQRKSDADRRKALRPLRLALEKAEAAMEQLAARKQALETRLADPELYLAEAKARLQAVLLEKAGVEKSLEEAEVAWLEAGEALEAAEAEES, encoded by the coding sequence ATGATCAATTTCAAGGCCGTGGCGTTGCGGCGTGGTCAGCGCCTGTTGTTCGAGAACGCCTCGTTCACCATCCACAAGGGCGAGAAGGTTGGTATTACCGGGGCCAACGGCGCGGGCAAGTCCAGCCTGTTCGGCCTGTTGCTGGACACGCTGCATCCCGAAACCGGCGAGTTTTCCATGCCGCCCGGCCTGGAAATCGCCCATGTGGCCCAGGAAACCCCGGCCAGTCCCAGCACGGCGCTGGATTACGTCATGGACGGCGACCGCGAACTGCGCCAGATCGAGGCCGAATTGGGCCGGGCCGAAGCGGTCGGCGACGGCGTGGCCCTGGCCCATGCCCATGGCCGTTTCGAGACGGTCGGCGGCTACGACGCTCCGGCCCGTGCCGCCAAGCTGTTGAACGGCCTCGGGTTCGCGCCGGGCGACGAGCGGCGGGCAGTGTCGGAATTCTCCGGCGGTTGGCGGATGCGCCTGAATGTGGCGCAAGCCCTGATGTGCCGTTCCGACGTGCTGCTGCTGGACGAACCCACCAACCATCTCGACCTCGACGCCGTCATCTGGCTCCAGGATTGGCTGGTGGCCTATCCCGGCACCTTGCTCCTGATTTCGCACGACCGCGATTTCCTCGACGACCTCACCGACCACATCCTCCATATCGAACACCAGGGCTTGACGCTCTACACCGGCAATTACTCGGCCTTCGAGACCCGCCGCGCCGAAATCCTGGCCCAGCAACAATCTTCCTACGAGCGCCAACAGCGCGAAATCGCCCATGTGCGTTCCTTCGTGGACCGCTTCCGCGCCCAGGCCACCAAGGCCCGCCAAGTGCAAAGCCGCCTGAAAGCGCTGTCCCGCATGGAGTTGATCGCCCAGGCCCAGGTCGATTCGCCGTTCGAGTTCGCTTTCCTGACGCCGGAAAAACTGCCGTCCCCCTTGCTCAAACTGGACGATGCCGCCGGGGGGTATGGCGAGAAAACCATTTTCAGCGGTGCCAAGCTCACGGTGAATCCGGGCGACCGCATCGGCCTGCTGGGTCCGAACGGCGCGGGCAAATCCACCCTGGTCAAGCTGCTGGCGGGCGAACTGCCCTTGCTGGCGGGCAAGCGGCTGGCGGCGCAAGACCTCAAAATCGGCTATTTCGCCCAGCACCAACTCGAACAACTGCGGCCCGAGCACAGCGCCCTTTGGCATCTGCAAAAGCTCGATCCCAAGGCCACCGAGAAGGATTTGCGGAATTTCCTGGGCGGTTTCGGCTTCCGGGGCGACCAGGCCTTGGACCCCATCGCGCCGTTCTCGGGCGGCGAGAAATCCCGGCTGGCCCTGGCCTTGTTGATCTACCAGCGGCCCAACCTGCTCCTGCTCGACGAACCCACCAACCATCTCGACCTCAACGCCCGCGATGCCCTGAGCTTGGCGCTACAGGACTACCGGGGCGCTTTGATCGTGGTTTCGCACGACCGCTATTTGCTGCGCACCGTGGCCGATGATTTGTGGCTGGTGGCGGATGGCGGCATGGATGTATTCTCGGGCGATCTGGAAGATTATCGGCTCTGGCTCTCCGCCCGCCGCAACGCCCGCGACAGCGCTAAACCCGCCGCGCCTTCGCGCAAGGACCAGCGCAAATCCGACGCCGACCGGCGCAAGGCGCTCCGGCCTTTGCGCCTGGCCCTGGAAAAGGCCGAGGCGGCGATGGAACAACTCGCCGCGCGGAAACAAGCCCTGGAAACCCGCTTGGCCGATCCCGAGCTGTATCTGGCCGAGGCCAAGGCCCGTTTGCAAGCCGTGCTGCTGGAAAAGGCGGGCGTCGAGAAATCCCTGGAGGAAGCCGAGGTCGCTTGGCTGGAAGCCGGCGAAGCCTTGGAAGCCGCCGAGGCCGAGGAATCTTGA
- a CDS encoding YbhB/YbcL family Raf kinase inhibitor-like protein, translating into MSLRLSSPAFADQRLIPKRYTCDGQEFSPPLAWSGWPQGTQSFALIVDDPDAPDPKAPKTTWVHWVLYNLPNTVSGLPEGMAAPPPGARQGLNDWKRTGYGGPCPPVGQHRYFHKLYALDIVLPDLRTPTKAQLEQAMRGHILAEARLIGLYQRSP; encoded by the coding sequence ATGTCCTTGCGACTCTCGTCCCCGGCGTTCGCCGATCAACGTTTGATTCCGAAGCGCTATACCTGCGACGGCCAGGAGTTTTCCCCGCCGCTGGCCTGGTCGGGCTGGCCCCAAGGCACCCAAAGCTTCGCCTTGATCGTGGACGACCCCGACGCCCCCGATCCCAAAGCGCCCAAGACCACCTGGGTGCATTGGGTGCTGTATAACCTGCCGAACACCGTGTCCGGCTTGCCCGAAGGGATGGCTGCCCCGCCGCCGGGTGCCCGCCAGGGACTCAACGACTGGAAGCGCACCGGCTATGGCGGTCCTTGCCCGCCGGTCGGGCAGCACCGCTATTTCCATAAGCTGTACGCCCTCGATATTGTCCTGCCCGACCTCCGCACGCCCACCAAGGCCCAACTCGAACAGGCCATGCGCGGGCATATCCTCGCCGAAGCCCGTTTGATCGGGCTGTATCAGCGCAGTCCTTGA
- a CDS encoding aspartate kinase, giving the protein MALYVHKYGGTSVGTVERIKHVADNVIKARQRGEDVVVVVSAMSGETNRLVALAHEAQERPNTREMDVLLSTGEQVTIALLSMALQQKGCDARSYTGAQVRILTDRAHTKARIEDIDTERMRADLARGRVVVVAGFQGVTEDGDITTLGRGGSDTTAVALAAALKADECLIYTDVDGVYTTDPRIEPKARRLERITFEEMLEMASLGSKVLQIRSVEFAGKYNVPLRVLSSFKEGSGTLISYEEASGVEKPLISGIAFNRDEAKLTILGVPDRPGIAYKILGPIAQANIEVDMIVQNVGEDGSTDFTFTVHRNEYKRALEILQNICADLGAKEAAGDTAIVKVSLVGVGMRSHAGIAAKMFEALAGEGINIQMISTSEIKISVVLNEKYLELAVRSLHEAFHLDQPAEAA; this is encoded by the coding sequence ATGGCTCTTTACGTACACAAATATGGCGGTACTTCGGTGGGCACGGTCGAGCGCATCAAGCATGTGGCCGACAATGTCATCAAGGCCCGTCAGCGCGGCGAGGATGTGGTGGTGGTGGTGTCCGCGATGAGCGGCGAGACCAACCGCCTGGTCGCCTTGGCCCACGAGGCCCAGGAGCGTCCGAATACCCGCGAGATGGATGTGCTGTTGTCGACTGGCGAACAGGTGACGATTGCCTTGCTGAGCATGGCTTTGCAGCAGAAAGGCTGCGATGCCCGTTCCTATACCGGTGCCCAGGTCCGCATCCTGACCGACCGCGCCCATACCAAGGCCCGTATCGAGGATATCGACACCGAACGGATGCGTGCCGACTTGGCGCGGGGTAGGGTGGTGGTGGTGGCCGGGTTCCAAGGCGTCACCGAGGACGGCGATATCACGACCCTGGGCCGGGGCGGTTCCGACACCACGGCGGTGGCCCTGGCGGCGGCGCTCAAGGCCGACGAATGCTTGATCTACACCGATGTGGACGGCGTTTATACCACCGACCCCCGCATCGAACCCAAGGCGCGCCGCTTGGAGCGCATCACCTTCGAGGAAATGCTGGAAATGGCCAGCCTGGGCTCGAAGGTATTGCAGATCCGCTCGGTCGAATTCGCGGGCAAATATAATGTTCCCTTGCGGGTGCTTTCCAGTTTCAAGGAAGGGTCCGGCACGTTGATCAGCTACGAGGAGGCAAGCGGCGTGGAAAAACCATTGATTTCGGGAATCGCGTTCAACCGCGACGAGGCCAAGCTCACCATCCTGGGCGTGCCCGACAGGCCGGGCATCGCCTATAAGATTCTCGGCCCCATCGCCCAGGCCAATATCGAAGTGGACATGATCGTCCAGAACGTCGGCGAGGACGGCAGCACCGATTTCACCTTCACCGTGCATCGCAACGAATACAAGCGGGCGCTGGAAATCCTACAGAACATCTGCGCCGACCTGGGGGCCAAGGAAGCCGCCGGGGATACCGCTATCGTCAAGGTTTCCCTGGTCGGTGTCGGGATGCGTTCCCATGCCGGCATCGCCGCCAAGATGTTCGAGGCGCTCGCGGGCGAAGGTATCAATATCCAGATGATTTCGACTTCCGAGATCAAGATTTCCGTGGTCCTGAACGAGAAATATCTGGAGTTGGCCGTCAGGAGCCTGCATGAAGCCTTCCATCTCGATCAGCCCGCCGAAGCCGCCTAG
- the recA gene encoding recombinase RecA codes for MDENKRKALNAALSQIDKQFGKGSVMRLGDMAAMRDIEVISTGSLTLDIALGCGGLPRGRIVEIYGPESSGKTTLTLEVIAQAQRLGGVAAFIDAEHALDPSYAEKIGVNLDDLLISQPDTGEQALEIADMLVRSGGVDVLVVDSVAALTPKAEIEGEMGDSHVGLQARLMSQALRKLTANIKRSNTLVIFINQIRMKIGVMFGSPETTTGGNALKFYASVRLDIRRIGAIKSGDEVVGNETRVKVVKNKVAPPFREATFEILYGEGVSREGELIDLGVDHGIVQKSGSWYSYNGERIGQGKDNVRNLLKERPEMAESIEAKIREKALATPPAPGPAPADEVEEAEL; via the coding sequence ATGGACGAGAACAAGCGAAAAGCCCTCAACGCGGCGCTCTCCCAAATCGACAAGCAATTCGGCAAAGGCTCGGTCATGCGTCTCGGCGACATGGCCGCGATGCGCGATATCGAGGTGATTTCCACCGGCTCCCTGACCCTCGACATCGCCCTGGGCTGTGGCGGTCTGCCCCGTGGCCGCATCGTCGAAATCTACGGGCCCGAATCCTCCGGTAAAACCACCCTGACCCTGGAAGTGATCGCCCAGGCCCAGCGGTTGGGCGGGGTCGCGGCCTTCATCGATGCCGAACACGCCCTCGATCCCAGCTACGCCGAGAAGATCGGCGTCAACCTCGACGACCTCCTGATTTCCCAACCCGACACCGGCGAACAAGCCCTGGAAATCGCCGATATGCTGGTGCGCTCCGGCGGCGTGGACGTGCTGGTGGTGGACTCGGTGGCGGCCCTGACCCCCAAGGCCGAAATCGAAGGCGAGATGGGCGATTCCCATGTCGGCTTGCAAGCCCGCTTGATGTCGCAGGCTTTGCGCAAGCTCACCGCCAATATCAAGCGCTCCAATACCTTGGTCATCTTCATCAACCAAATCCGCATGAAGATCGGCGTGATGTTCGGCAGCCCCGAAACCACGACCGGTGGCAACGCCTTGAAGTTCTATGCCTCGGTGCGCCTCGATATCCGCCGCATCGGCGCGATCAAAAGCGGCGACGAAGTGGTCGGCAACGAAACCCGCGTCAAGGTGGTCAAGAACAAGGTGGCCCCGCCGTTCCGGGAAGCCACGTTCGAGATTCTGTACGGCGAAGGCGTCTCCCGCGAGGGTGAATTGATCGACCTGGGCGTGGATCATGGCATCGTGCAGAAATCCGGTTCCTGGTATAGCTACAACGGCGAGCGCATCGGCCAGGGCAAGGACAATGTCCGCAACCTATTGAAGGAACGCCCCGAAATGGCCGAATCCATCGAGGCCAAAATCCGCGAGAAAGCGCTGGCGACCCCGCCCGCGCCGGGTCCGGCCCCCGCCGACGAGGTCGAGGAGGCCGAACTCTGA
- the thpR gene encoding RNA 2',3'-cyclic phosphodiesterase, with protein sequence MPAGNSAISARLFLALWPDGEARAALCAARDVVARTMAGQWVKPDNLHVTLAFLGEVAQERWPGIVRVADAIKVPSFTLTLDRAEFWPRNGIVCLGAGQAPQPLSDLAQGLAQGLKQAGFILDQRPYRPHLTLARKGRSGRTALVLPEPVAWRVDACSLVESRLGREGATYTPRQTWRLQNVEAIPGSGSVG encoded by the coding sequence ATGCCTGCCGGGAATAGCGCCATATCGGCCCGGTTGTTCCTGGCGCTGTGGCCGGATGGGGAGGCGCGGGCCGCGTTGTGCGCCGCCCGTGACGTGGTCGCCCGGACTATGGCCGGGCAATGGGTGAAACCCGACAATCTGCATGTCACCTTGGCGTTTTTGGGCGAAGTCGCCCAGGAACGCTGGCCTGGGATCGTCCGGGTCGCCGACGCGATCAAGGTGCCATCCTTCACCTTGACCCTGGACCGGGCCGAATTTTGGCCGCGCAATGGCATCGTCTGCCTGGGCGCGGGCCAAGCGCCCCAACCGCTGTCGGATTTGGCCCAAGGCTTGGCCCAGGGCTTGAAGCAAGCCGGTTTCATCCTGGACCAGCGGCCTTACCGGCCCCATCTGACCCTGGCCCGCAAAGGCCGTTCCGGGCGGACGGCGCTGGTCTTGCCCGAACCTGTGGCTTGGCGGGTCGATGCTTGCAGCTTGGTCGAATCGCGCCTGGGCCGTGAAGGCGCCACCTACACGCCGCGTCAAACGTGGCGCTTGCAAAATGTCGAGGCTATTCCGGGATCGGGGTCTGTGGGATAA
- a CDS encoding TrkH family potassium uptake protein: MTRLLSLARVFGLMLMVFSITYLLPILTSLLFGDGTAGLFLADMCFTLGAGILLWFATRRFVRDLKAKDGFLLVVLAWTGMAAFATIPLLSYLESLSFTDAYFETMSGLTTTGATVLSGLDQLPPAINLWRHELNWLGGMGIIVLAVAILPVLGVGGRQLFMAETPGPMKDSKLTPRITETAKNLWLVYGTITALCILALKAAGMSWLDAVCHAFATMGLGGFSTHDASVGYFNSPAIEGILIVFMLLAGMNFATHFQALRGKSLEPYRQDIEAMPYLMLLIGSCLGIALYLWLQGTYASYWTALRHASFNLVSIATDCGFASTDFNEWPIFAPLWMLFLSCICSCTGSTGGGIKMMRTMILVKQSELQMFLLTHPTSVNPLKLGNMVIPSNIMLSVLGFIFVYFMSIVILTLLLVMSGLDFVSSFSAILACINNAGPGLGQVGPTTNYGVLTDFQVWMCTLAMFLGRIEVFTALILLTPAYWRK; encoded by the coding sequence ATGACTAGGCTCCTGTCGCTCGCCAGGGTATTCGGCCTGATGCTGATGGTGTTCAGCATCACCTATCTCCTGCCCATCCTGACTTCGCTATTGTTCGGCGACGGCACGGCGGGGCTGTTCTTGGCGGACATGTGCTTCACGCTCGGGGCCGGCATCCTGCTCTGGTTCGCCACCCGGCGTTTCGTCCGCGACCTGAAGGCCAAGGACGGTTTCCTGCTGGTGGTCCTGGCCTGGACCGGGATGGCGGCGTTCGCCACCATTCCCCTGCTGTCCTATCTGGAAAGCCTGTCGTTCACCGACGCCTATTTCGAGACCATGTCCGGGCTGACCACCACCGGGGCGACGGTGCTGTCGGGGCTGGACCAATTGCCGCCCGCCATCAACCTCTGGCGGCACGAGCTCAATTGGCTGGGCGGCATGGGCATCATCGTGCTGGCGGTGGCGATCCTGCCGGTGCTGGGCGTGGGCGGACGCCAGTTGTTCATGGCCGAAACCCCCGGCCCCATGAAGGATAGCAAGCTGACGCCGCGCATCACCGAAACCGCCAAGAACCTCTGGCTGGTCTACGGCACCATCACCGCGCTGTGCATCCTGGCCTTGAAGGCGGCGGGGATGAGCTGGCTGGACGCGGTCTGCCACGCTTTCGCCACCATGGGGCTGGGCGGCTTCTCGACCCACGACGCCAGTGTGGGCTATTTCAATTCGCCCGCCATCGAGGGCATCCTGATCGTGTTCATGCTGCTGGCCGGGATGAACTTCGCCACCCATTTCCAAGCGCTCCGCGGCAAGAGCCTCGAACCCTACCGCCAGGATATCGAGGCCATGCCCTATCTGATGCTGCTGATCGGCAGTTGCCTTGGCATCGCGTTGTATCTCTGGCTGCAAGGCACCTACGCCAGCTATTGGACCGCCCTGCGCCACGCCAGCTTCAACCTGGTGTCCATCGCCACCGATTGCGGCTTCGCCAGCACCGATTTCAACGAATGGCCGATTTTCGCGCCCCTGTGGATGCTGTTCCTGAGCTGTATTTGCTCCTGCACCGGCTCGACCGGCGGCGGCATCAAGATGATGCGCACCATGATCCTGGTCAAGCAGAGCGAGTTGCAGATGTTCCTCCTGACCCACCCCACCTCGGTCAACCCCTTGAAGCTCGGGAATATGGTGATTCCCTCCAACATCATGCTCTCGGTGCTGGGCTTCATCTTCGTGTATTTCATGAGCATCGTCATCCTGACCTTGCTTTTGGTGATGAGCGGGCTGGATTTCGTGTCCTCGTTCTCGGCCATCCTGGCCTGCATCAACAACGCGGGGCCGGGCTTGGGACAGGTGGGGCCGACCACCAATTATGGCGTGCTGACCGACTTCCAGGTGTGGATGTGTACCTTGGCGATGTTCCTGGGGCGGATCGAGGTGTTCACGGCGCTGATCCTGCTCACGCCGGCCTATTGGCGGAAGTGA
- a CDS encoding universal stress protein codes for MNYRHILLGADFSEHGGRVAQRALDLAHRHQAELSVVHVVENLQYMDAAYGPIVPFEVDLTGQLVEAARRRLDKLAEGLSIPPERRWVEIGSPKLEITRLAEERGVDLIVVGSHGRHGLALLLGSTASGVLHHAECDVLAVRLRA; via the coding sequence ATGAATTACCGACATATCCTGTTAGGGGCCGATTTTTCCGAACATGGCGGGCGGGTCGCCCAACGCGCCTTGGACCTGGCCCACCGCCATCAGGCCGAACTGAGCGTGGTCCATGTGGTGGAGAACCTCCAGTACATGGACGCCGCCTACGGTCCCATCGTGCCGTTCGAGGTCGACCTGACCGGGCAACTGGTCGAGGCGGCGCGGCGACGGCTGGATAAACTGGCCGAAGGCTTGAGCATCCCGCCCGAACGGCGCTGGGTCGAGATCGGCAGCCCCAAGCTGGAAATCACCCGCCTGGCCGAGGAACGCGGGGTGGATTTGATCGTGGTGGGTTCGCATGGCCGCCATGGCTTGGCGCTGTTGCTGGGTTCGACCGCTTCCGGCGTGTTGCACCATGCCGAATGCGATGTGCTGGCGGTGCGGCTGCGGGCCTGA